The genomic window aaaaaatcgaatctgctgacatgggtgataagacagGTTTTCTCAGACTAGGTCATATATATACCCACCCAGGAAGTCTcatgacacattactgtgtgATGATTACGGATTGGTAGCCCAACGTTGGCGGACAAACGACGCCCACGCtagcatgactaatcacccagatgactcaggctaatagccttcgTCACGCTAGGCGAttaatcaccccagccagtaagagtccaaccactggattcattttatacccatacctcgtgacttcgatgatgggtggcaaCAAGTAACATTGCTCctacgtttgttgatatgaacggacaagtcctggggaTATACGGAGATAAGTTTACTAAGCCCCACGATCAATTCAATTCTTTATTGTGTGCTGAATTGCGAGAGGAATGCTACCagtgtgtctaccatgccaaactatggcgaaTTAAGTGTAAATATATTCTTCAAGTTgggttgttagtaagtaatgtagtgcggattaatttagaaacatagtatatatcatatgaaccatggctcacttcagtgtattgcacttatatacacaccTTCTCCTCAGTCATCGTAattttactgttgataaacgccTCGGCGAACACCTCATAGGCATGCTTTATATATTACacacatatacagtggaacctcagttatccggaacCCACTTATCAGGATTTTTGGTTAATCAAACTACAGaaacgactgctctattagagtagtgtctgctctattagggtagttcaaaATTTTGATATTTTAGATAAATTTTCTCTATGTTAtcttaaggttatttatacacagtttcagagatacggacttttcagacttatggaccacccctggtcccgaAGTATTCGAATAACTGAGGTTTCCACTATATATAACACACCTGTgattgagatcaaaagcgccgcgctttggtatataactgatataccacgctttgtggctacgcttaccatataatggtgtaacttcacacattccgcgaaatctttatctaaacggtaaacaagtctctaataataagcgcctaaatcaaccaacaattattcacctcagaaactggaacaagtttcgatgaactcctgtctccttcgtggataactcactaatcgcgACTATGTGGGCGTTGCACCGTTAAATATGTAAAACGTTTGGTCCATtaagaatttctattgatttccatctccaggaggtgctgtttcactataacttacaaTCTATAATCGTTTTTATCTACTGGTGTGTAGAATATAAcggttataacacgattactcgggatatgactaaatatacgcactctcacTCGAGCGTTTCGCGCTCTCGTGAATCGtgcgtatattttagtcatatccctcgtaagcgtgttataactataaaatatataatatacagatatcatggtattcaaaatatataccaaaataTACACAAACTTAGAAAGGATGTTacagtgcgaggcgaagccttGCAATATAGCAGCCTTTCCTAAATATCTATAtattttggtatatatttcaaataccatgatatctgtagtataccatatagcaggtaattttcgaaaggtttttattttcggatatttcaaaGAGACCATTCCCTTCGAAAATATATTCCCACATTGGTTGTTctatgaaaataaattcccacaagtaaaAGCAACGATTCAACTTTTAGCGATTCGCTTGTGTTTTCCTCTAGTTTTAACTCAGAATTGCTGATTATAATGGATAagctgtatcattactgtgccaataaccacaaaacaggtgatccataatgggaattgatgcctaaaatctatggtagatagctagctacgatCGAGCATGATCGAGCGAATGAAGGGGTGGGGTAAAAGCGGGACGGGGACCGGAACGGGGACGAAAGGGGGTAAAAGCGGGACGGGGACGGAGACGAAGCCATGTTGACGTATCTGTGCTCACGTGTCACTGAGAGATTTCTGCAATAAGCCATAGTTGAGAGAGCATTCTTTACTTCAGAGGTGCTATTTATAATAAAGCTTGAGAGATTTAGCTACATTATACTCAAACTTACAAGACAGACTTATTGTAACGGTGACTTGAGCTACTTAGTATCTGCTGAGACTAATCTCTTTATGGATGACTCAGAAGATGGCTCGAATCACGACACAGATGACTGCACAGTGATTTCAAATGATGCCAATGGTGCCCTGGAAATGGAGGAGATTGTATCCTATTTAGAAGGAGCTGGAACCAACTACAAAGATTTTTTGAACACCTCTGTCAAGCCACCCGTGCAACCCCGAGGAGGAACACTGATATTGTTTGATTTAGGCCCAGATGAATCTCAATGGGAGAGCAACAAAAAGAAGCTAAGGTATAGTGAGCTATGCAATCATGAACATATAgaattatatcaagagttattattaactcttgcctaTACCTATATTGTTTGTGTATATTATACTGTGCTAAAATTACCTCTTTATCTACACAGATGTGACCAATATAGATGGGTCCATAAAGGCACTAGGACTTTTGACCGTGggaattagggacccgccgattatgctcataattttacctattatgctatgctgcactgctcaaaaattcacctattatgcttaaattaatgctcaatatttacctattatgctcgattatgctcagtgttcatgccttagttcacatgctttgctactagtttaacactatatagaaagaaaaaaaatgagtggctggaacacaaataataaattcttgctgcatgcctgcatgtaagagacaagatcgatataccctaatagaacagtcagtttgatgattgttctattagagttactgactgctctattagagtatatcgatcttattttgcaattgtcatttttccagcaagaatttacactattgtacaaatatttaacctattatgctggcattatgctcaatgcttttaggtacctattatgctcaaaattatgccagcataatcggcgggtccctagtgggaATTATTCTGTGAAGAAGAAGACTGGAGCTATTGATGTAGCAGGGATAGAAAAGCAAACTGGTGATAACTCCTTCAAGCGGTTGGAATATTGGGGTATTGGCTCAAGCTATTTAATTCACTATCTGGGAGATCACAATGCATTTGTACCATGTGCACACCGGAACAGCAAGAAAAGTACCAAACCATTTGTAAGGTCAGCACCTCACATTAAGGAAAAGGTATAGTGTAATAGTTAAGCATGAAATAGTTAGGGACctgcctattatgttcaaaattttgcagGTTACTAATAAAGGACCAATGATGTCAGCACAGAAAGTTTATCAACAGTTAGTCAATGAAGATGAAGGTGGGCCTAGACATGTCATCAACACACCTAGAGACCAGAATCAAATCAAAAACTTCCAGAAAGATGAGAATTGCCAGTTCCGGATTTCACAtgatggtatttacaacacataCCAACTATGTTTCCAGCTGCAACTGAAAGATCGTAAGGGAGAGCCCCAAAATTTTCTTCGAAATTTTCAAGTGTACCCAACAGTCTGTGTTCACATGGTACCACATCCTCTCTTGGAGAATTTAGAGATGCTTCTGAAAGTTTCCACGACCCCTGTAACCCTGCATTATGACACTGTTTTCAACATGGGAGATTTCTATCTGTCTACTCTAGTTTTCCGAAATGCTATTTTCAAGAAAGATCCTATCACACCAGTGGCTTTCTTTATCCATTCCAGGAGGTTTCAGGAAGACCACATGCTGTTTATGAAAACCATAGGAAAGTCACTACCTCTGCTTGCTTCAAAGAAGATTCTAATGGTTACTGAttgagaatttgatttttctgaTGTGTTTCCAATGTGTCTGAATGTTTTTTGTTGGAACCATCTAGAACGTGATTTGCATTTTTACTTGACGAATTCAGCCAATTGTAAGCCATCTGAGATTAGTTATTATGCCAACAGTTTCAAAGCTTTGATGATTGAAGAAAATGAAGATGATTTCGACAGTTCCTGGAGCATCAACAAGGCTTCCTTTACGAATCCAACTGTTCTGAGATATTTTGAACAAAAGCTTTTGCCAGCGTTTAAGGAGCATTCATCCATTTGGAAACTTAGAGAAATGGGGGTTTCTGATCCAGAGAATGGGCTAACAAATAATCCATCTGAATCCATGAATGCTGTTCTCCACAATCTGCAGCAATGGAAACAAGTTCCCCTTGATGTTATCTGTGTATctctatttcatctttcaagctATTACCAGCAAGAAATTATTAGGGCTTACCATCTTTGTGGTTCATGGCAATTGAAAGAAGAACTCTCTTACTTGCAGCGAGATGCCAGTCTAATGCCATTCTTGCCAAAAGCAATAGACATCAAAGAAATTGTGGCCAAAGCCAGGGATAGAATTTTACCATCTTATGAAGAAGCCAGCCCTTGCTCTTTTCGTGATGACACTACTGCTTCAGTATCCAGTGACAAAGCCACTTGCAAGCTAAACAGTCAGCTAGCATTGGCACGAGAAGCAGTTCATGACAAGCGGGTTAGTTTGACTGAAATGGGATGTTGGATTGTAAGAGGTGCAGATAATGAGACACCGTATGCTGTCCGACTGTTTCCAAAAGAGACTTGCTCCTGTCCTTCAGTGAAAAAATGTTACCACATAATTGCCTGCAAGCTAATGATAGGGCAGGACATCAGTGACCACACCAAGCCTAATATGACACTGCTTACTCAGAGGGTGAGACAGAAGAACAAAGAAAGACCTTCTGGTATAAAACCTCCAAGAAAAAGAGATTTTGACCAGGTTGCTGCTAATAGTAAGTTTATAGTATTTCCAATAGATGTGTACATATTCTTGTATTTCCATATTACAGATGTCAATGACAGTGAAGGTGAAGGTGAAACAGTTCACAATAGCCATCAATCAATGGAACAAAAGGATGGCCGCAAAATAGGTAGTACATCAATTGTTTtgtcatatatatatgtataggtaCTACCATTCAACACAGGCACAGACAATACTGCAGCTGGAAAAACCAATCACGTTGTTAGCCAACCTTCTAAGAAACACCGATGTGCTTCCATAGCAGGTCAGTTTATTATTAGAATATGGACTACATACATAATGTTAATATATAATTTAATTGTGAAATTAGAACCAAGTCAACCAACCACCTGCACTGAGGCAACTCCTGATCTTGATGAAAGTATTACTGAAAATGTGGAGAATGAAGGTACATAGACCCATACTTTAATGTTCACATGCTATGCAGTAGCTAAAATGATAATGCTGAATGATGTATTTCTTATCTTCATTATGATTGTAGATGTCAACACCAACTCAAATGTGGAAGATCATGAAGATCGGAACTGTATCTTGAATAATTCTAATGGTACGTGAGTTCACATGCATAGTACACTTATCCTAATACTGTCATAATTTCACACTACATAATAGGCAGCAATCACAACATAAGCAGACGGCTTAGTGACTATGTTTCACACACTTGTTTCGCATCTGAAGGTATACTTACACTCTAAAATGATTATAACATGCATACTTATTGCTCTGATCTGATGAGTGTACTTTGATTTTAATTTGTTAACAATAGATCTTAAAAGATTTACCAGAGTGAGTGAGTCACCTTATACTTCAAGAATATTACGGGAAAGGATGAGCAATGTTTCAGCTTCCAGAGACTTTGCCTGTTGCGATTCTACCAAGTTTAAGTGGTCTAGTATTCTGAAAAAGTTGCAGAAGATGTATCTTAAAACACTTCTTTGTCCACATGTCTGTAGAATAAGCTTGAAAGAGGTATGTACAACAGTTAAAAGACATGTACGTAGATGATTttgcatttgtttgtagcaaattGCTGATTTAGTGGTGGGAAAGATAGTAGTTGTCCAGACTATGAGAAATAACCAAGTTGCATTTCTTAGACGGCTTCCTGATGAGAATAATGTACCAGCAGTTCAGGTGATTATTATAAAACATATTACACATATAATAGCTAAATGGTCAAATGAAATTAGTCAAAAGTACATTCatgcacaggtgatttgtacataTGATGAACCAGACATCATGGAATTGAATTATCATGCTGGGACAGCTTGTCGTTCACTTGCTCATGCAGTTTTAACTGTCTACACTGGAGTGAAATGCTGTAAACCAAATGATGCCGATGCAGTTACAGCAGTGCTTCTCATTGCGACATGCCTGGATGAGAATTTGGACCTAGCTAGAGCTTATGTGAATCTTCAAGACACATCACAATACCTCCACAGCTTCCTAAGCTTGAAAGCTCCAGATGTTGGCACATTACACctatctatgcaacaaaaacagTTCTGCCAGACTACAATAGATCATGTTAATCTCTACTGTTTCTGCCAGACTCCTTGGATTGATGGGTCTACATCAAGAGTAATTTATGGAGATCACCAAAAGGAGTATAAAGCGTATCAATGCAGCAGATGCGAAGACTGGCTTCATAAAGCCTGCCTGAATGCTCTTGGCATACCAATACCTACACGCAAAAGTGATTTTATTTGCAGTAGATGTATTATACCAGCAACTATTCAATGGCACCATCGAGAATTCACCAACACATGTACATCAGACAACTTCTGACCATCTTTATGTTGTACTGCCTACAATACCCAAACTTCACAGAAAACCTTGGCACTGATGACATGGAAAACACCTTGAAGGCTTGTATCACATTGATGAAAAGAAAAAACATCGAAGAAGCAAAGTCACTTGCTCTGAAAGCAGCACACAGTAGACTCAATTTCACCAAAGCTGATAATGAAAAGATCGATTGCTTTGGAACGGAAGAGAATGCTTTTCTGTGTTTAATCTCACATGTATGGAAACTGCAGGTGTCGCAGCAATGCAAATCTCAATACTGTCCAGCCAACAACCCAGTGAAAACAGGCTACCAAACAACATTCTCATTGCCTCCGACTCTGTGTCCATCCAATGTTCAGAGAATCTTTCCAGTTCCAGGAGATGACATGGGATACTGTGGATCCGAGTTCCCTAAGAAACCACCTCGGAAAGCTCCTTATATTCTCAGTGACAGGATTAATACCACAGAAACTatcaaaacacaaaacagtagAGAGAAATTCTATTCCTGCAATGGAAAACCAAGAGTCCTTTCATCTGGTTTCATGAACAAGCATCCATGGCTGCTTCCTATTAGCATTGAATCTCTCAGCCTTCATCAGATCAACTGGATGCCACTGTCCATCACTGTTTACAATTATTGTTACCAACTTGGTGGTTGCACGATCAACACTGGAGGTCACTTTGTTTCAATTGTGTTGTGGCATGGACGACCATACTTTTATGATGGCATGAAATCAACCAACCAACAGCGTTTCATTAAATATAACCATTAAATGGTTATAAACTTAGAAAACTGCACAGGATCATATGCATATTATTTTCTGTTTAGCAAGTAATctgtttattattgttgttttatccatgtatagctgtattttGCGGTATGTATAACCTGTATACATGGTGGAAAACTGGTATTAATTTCTAGGCAGTATCATTAATGTATGGAGAAAAGGTTATAATCAGGATCAAAATCACATAGGCTCCCCTCTAGCTATATGAGGGTCATTATTATTTACCATTACTGCAATACAACTTCACTTTGAAGGatacaatacatatatatagaTCAAAAATacattagctacataaaatCATAATACAGTATTTAATAAGTACAAGTAAAACTGATCAAGAGATGGGGAGTTTACAATGTGgtctggtaatttgtttgacTATAAAAAAAGTTATATCGTATCAAGACTTCAATGAATAGTATTATAGGATATTTTTATTAAACACCATCAAATTATGATGAAACAACTACAAAGTAAATGCAAGTCaatcctcggacaacatgcgaccgtACAACTGACCGAAAATGAGGACAGTACACAGGCACGGCAAAGAGtatttacaaaaactaaacttACAAAACAGGTTTATTAACTTCAACTTAAAACAGGTTAGCTGTCCACTCATTAAAATAGCAACAGAAGAATATTTGCTGAGAAGCAGATATTGAGGCTCTGGCCATCCTATTTATTATTGATTGTATGCaaatattatacagtaaaaATCACTATAATTGTGGGAGGGGAATAGCTAGTTCAGTGACTGAAGTACAATCAGGCATAGTGCTAGCACAACTATACTCTCAGTATATAAGAGAGGGAATACAGCATCCATAATGAACTAGCTTTTTATAGCTATGGAGGCAGAACTAGATTTAGGTAACCCCGTACAGTGATCTAACTCTAAAGTCACTTTggtccccgtccccgtcccgcTTTTACCCCCTTTCGTCCCCGTCTCCGTCCCGGTCCCCGTCCCGCTTTTACCCCACCCCCGAATGAATATGTTCCACTCGAGACTCCTTCAgccttctctccagtgcacagggatggggaatattccatcagtaagttaTTTTTTGGCAAACATTTGCACATCCTTAATAATCCGTGCCacaaatttccgtttatttgaaatccatcagGACTTCGAAGTATGCGCTgttcgaaattaaaatccttcgaaattcagataTTGCATCTTGTgggaaaatttctgtttcgaaaataacccgctatacagtaATGTTATTACAAAATCTCGTCTGACACTTGGAAGCAGTAGCAGCAATTTCTactgtttttacaccattatcAGCAAAATTGGACATTCTTCATCAAACACAGAGTATTATTTCTCATCCAAAAATGAAGCAAATATGATCTCCATGGTTGTGGAGGAAAAAGATCTGggtgtagtatttgataaagaTTTGAAGTTTACATCTCATGTTAATCAAATTGTAATGAAAGCTAACAAGGTATTGGGAATTATTAAACGTACCTTTGCCTCCAGGGATGCCAACACGTTAAGATTATTATACGTTACTCTTGTTCGCCCAATTTTGGACTATGCGTCAACTGTCTGGAACCCTCATCTTATGAAAAACATCCGTAAATTAGAagcagttcaaagaagagccacaaaacttataccctccttctataatttgacatactctgaacgactccaagaacttaatctacccagcttactttaccgtcgaaccagaatggatctgattatgacttacaaaatcttgaacaatttagtatctgtggacaaagaatatttttttactgttaataccaaccccacccgatctaatggactcaaactttacaaaaatcgcttcaacactgctattagaggtcatagtttttcacagagaatcgtcaatgattggaacaccttaccccatgaaattgtatctgcacctaatgtactgatctttaagactaaattagatgtatttttataggaccgccggtttgattttatttagatgtaattgagattggtttttataagactttgtcttccttataccaattaactaataacaataataataataatttctagctgatctctctacagggagatttgattgtagctgaactctctacaggtgatttgtttgaagttgaactctctaaatgatggtttctttgtagctgaactcgctattCCTTGTGATTACTGTGCTCAAGAAGAATGAAAAATcaatagcaacagttgctaggcaacaaaatttaaaccTGATCTAGTTACATGACTTTTGGTGGTTaattagcaaccgttgctatggtgttAAAATCGTTTTAGAATTAGTAGTGGTTGCCTAGCAACGGATTCATTTTTTGTGACACTGATCATTTATTCAATAAATCAAATCTTGAAATGTGTTTTCAAAAACTCGCGACACAGCGGAACGAGAGGCATAGACTGATCAGTATAGTAGCGTCCGCAACACGTATACAAACAAAGACTGTTTATACTTACGTGTAGCGTCAATCCAAACGTATAGATCAGTCTATCCCGAACCTGGATTCTTAACTTAGACGACACCTCTGTATATGTCAGGAGTATAATCGTATTATAGACCCACACAGTCACACATACCACAATACGGCTGCATACTATCCTCTATACGGCTGTATACGCTTCTGCTAGACCCACGCCTTGCCCTCAAGACGGCCCATATCTAGGggccagtctattttgcttttttaaacctatttttctttccagcaattcttttatttttcacctattatgctccatattttgctcaagaattataaattttgttcagcactgatctttgttaattgaatatttccggttgcaaagctacagtttcgccttaaagtgactgttctattagagtatagacTTGATATTCTTTCGTATCCTGTTCTTCGTCACTGAAAGGGACTGTAGAGTAGACTCGATGCGGCGAGGACGGTGACGGCAGTTTCCGCGGCAGTATAGCGATTTAGTGAGTCCATATTCCAATAGGAGATCACCCACGATATTGGAAAACTGTTCCGCCGCTTCAATAGGGGGTAAACCATCGCTGCTAAGGGAGTGGTGAAGCCAAGCCAATCTATCACGTAGAATTCCGTCGAGTTGTGACCAGCAAAGCTAGGTGGCATACCGTCGCTGCTACCACTTCAGTACTATTATTGATAAATCCATCACGTGATGTGACGAGCatggtggctgaattctctcgccatgGGCAACATGCCACCTCGCTTTGCTGGTCACAACTCGACGGAATTCTACGTGATAGATTGGCTTGGCTTCACCACTCCCTTGGCAGCGATGGTTTACCCCCTACTGAAGAGGCGGAACAGTTTTCCAATATCGTGGGTGATCTCCTATTGGAATATGGACTCACTAAATCGTCCTACTGCCGCGGCAACGGCCGTCACCA from Dysidea avara chromosome 2, odDysAvar1.4, whole genome shotgun sequence includes these protein-coding regions:
- the LOC136246988 gene encoding uncharacterized protein; translated protein: MGCWIVRGADNETPYAVRLFPKETCSCPSVKKCYHIIACKLMIGQDISDHTKPNMTLLTQRVRQKNKERPSGIKPPRKRDFDQVAANNVNDSEGEGETVHNSHQSMEQKDGRKIGTDNTAAGKTNHVVSQPSKKHRCASIAEPSQPTTCTEATPDLDESITENVENEDVNTNSNVEDHEDRNCILNNSNGSNHNISRRLSDYVSHTCFASEDLKRFTRVSESPYTSRILRERMSNVSASRDFACCDSTKFKWSSILKKLQKMYLKTLLCPHVCRISLKEQIADLVVGKIVVVQTMRNNQVAFLRRLPDENNVPAVQVICTYDEPDIMELNYHAGTACRSLAHAVLTVYTGVKCCKPNDADAVTAVLLIATCLDENLDLARAYVNLQDTSQYLHSFLSLKAPDVGTLHLSMQQKQFCQTTIDHVNLYCFCQTPWIDGSTSRVIYGDHQKEYKAYQCSRCEDWLHKACLNALGIPIPTRKSDFICSRCIIPATIQWHHREFTNTCTSDNF